A segment of the Punica granatum isolate Tunisia-2019 unplaced genomic scaffold, ASM765513v2 Contig00036, whole genome shotgun sequence genome:
CTGTGCGTGCTATCTGCTGCTGCTCGAGTCCTCGTACCACATTTGCAGCTTGTCTCTGGTCTTGTATGGTCTTTTGGCTTGAATATCTTCATTTTAAGTCCCACTTGGATCTGTGCCACTTTTGAAATGTGAAATTTAGGCCTAGAACTTTGTGGTATTAGCTCATAATCTGTGTAAATATGCTGGACGTATGGGTGTGTTCGGCTTCTGGAATGTAAATGAGTTGCGTCCGGTGCTGTCTTCTGTGGTCTGAAATGGAGGGGGGTTTGATGTACAATGATGCATATTGTCATGAAGTTATCATTTCAGCAAAAATATTGTAATGGAGGAGGCTTTGATGATCAGTTTAACGCATGATTTTGGAACCAAAACTATGAGCACACATACaggaattaattaaaaatcttACTCGCCTCACCTTCTGACACGTGATCAGTTTCTCCCCCATTTCAGCAGATCGTCGGAGGAGGATTGAGAGCAATGGCGTTGACCGTGCCCGCTGGTTCACTGCCCATATCTTCTCCAATCACTGCGAAGAGGTAATCTTTCCCCTACCGGTTCTTGAATTTCGTTGTCTTCTGTCGGTCAGTTGTTGATCCATTTCCTCTCACTGCTTAGGTCTTCCTCCGGGGAAGTCCTTGAACTGAAACAACAAGGTCGCAGCTTGTTGAATTTCCTGAGAAGGCCTGCAAGGACCGGACATATATCGGTGGCTTCATGCTCAATGTCGGAAAATGGAGGACATGGACGGAATTCCCCTGTAATGATCGGTGAAAAGGATGGCCTTATCATTGTTGACCACGGGTCGCGCCGCCAAGAATCCAATCTCATGCTCAGTGAGTGAGAAGAAAAATTCTTTCGTGGATGTGAGGAGATTCTGAACGGCATCTGACTGTAAATATATGCGTTGTCAGATGATTTTGTGGCGATGTTCAAGGATAAAACAGGGTACCCGATCGTGGAGCCTGCCCATATGGTAATAATGCTTTGATTTGCCTGTGCATGTCAAGTGTTCGTTGTTTGCTTCAGAGACCCACAAGTGAGCAATAGGCTCTTGGATAGGGCTTGAATCTATCTGCCACACTTTCAGTGAAGAGTTACTGGTGGTTGCAAAGCAGAAACCATATAGGTTTTGAGGAACATGTAATGTAATACAATTATCTATCTTGTCGCCTTTTGAGTTACTTCCATAGTGAATGAGACACTTGGTCATTACCCGGTTTGGCCTAAATCTTGTGTTTGACTCAGGAGTTGGCAGAGCCCTCTATACAAGATGCATTCTGTTCGTGTGTTCAGAAAGGCGCCCTCCGTGTGATTGTAagccctttttttcttttcccaggAAGACACTGGCACAAGGTAGTTTGGACGATTCCCCATGTCAACTTCGGCATTCATCTTTTGGTATGGCATCTAATAGCTTGACTTTGACACTTCTTGTTGTAGGATATTCCTGCTCTGACAGCTGAAGCAGCAAAGGAGCACCCGGGTGTCTTGTATATGGTAACTGCACCTCTTGGCCTGCACGAGCTACTCGTGGTACTGAACTCTTGTCGCTATCTCGTGATTTGCCATGTTATAAATTCTAATAGCATTCTACCTTGGGATTTTGTCAGTTGTGATTTTCTATCTCTAGATTGTGAAACACGGACAACCATTTTATTTGGCGATGGAAAGATTTTGGTTTTCTTTCATTTGCGAGTCTCTTTACAGTCCTAGAAAAATTGTCGTCTGTGTAGGAGAATGAATATGTGCAAGCCTTAGAATGCACATAGAAGATCGCTAGTGAAACATTCTTTTCCGGGTTTGGGAGGGAAATAAGGGATAATAAATGCATCCAGAAAAGGAGTTGAAGGAAGGAATTCGTTGCATAAATATTGCTCTGCTGATGATGTTGGATGGTGATAGCATAGTTTTGTCTTGGTTGCAGGACGTCGTCAATGACAGGATCAAGCACTGTCTAAGGCATGCTGCCGGTGATGCAGATGAATGTGCTGCTTGTGCAGGAACAGGCAAATGCAGGCTCTACTGATTCATCTAACAAGCTAAACGCAGACAACAATATGCAGAAATATTCCCCGAGCTTCCACATAGAATATATGCCTGGCAGCATCATCATCGAGCTTCAGACCGTTGATTGATCCCATCTTCCTCATCCGGTAATACTAAGATTTGTGATCATGTTGATCCCTGCGATTGCTTTATTAACAAACAGTTCTAGATGTTCCAATTCAGCTAGCATTAACAGTATTCTGCGTGTATATTATACCTTGTCATTGATTTATGAACATTCGTTTTACTTTACTATTTCTTCCTCAATTGTTCATGAACTCTACTTGTTTCTTGGTCTTAGCTTTGGGGTCGGTTACAATTTGACCAGGTAGAAGTTCCAATCAATTCTGTCATTCTGGAGAAATGAATGAAGTCGTGTTCAATGTAATGTTACTGTCTATGATATGCACAGCGGATTCTTCTAAATCAGCACAACACTGTCCTGGATTGAAGTACAAGGAACACATaggaaatgaaaaagataaCATCGCAAGTCGTCGGTTGTCGGTTGTCGGTTGTCGGTTGTGTATTCAATCAAAGGTGGTAAAAACGATAGCTACTTACATCTGCTCGGATTTCTATCAGCTAATTCTGTTTGAATCATCACAGGGTCGACAGGTTGATATAATTAAACATTCCAATTTCGTTGGAATATTCCAACTTGATATCGACTTTTGAAATTAgtaatgcatatatatatatatatatggaaatttaaatagaaaattttgcCATGACCCAAAGTTCAATTCGATAGAATAATGCAAAACGAATTGATCATTTTAAAAGTCATTTTAGAAGATAATCAGAAAACTATCATAGAATCATATCTATTCTGCAATGGCCTTATTAAATCTAAAATTTAGAATGATGTGAAGtataataaaacaaattaaattaaatattcttagataaaattttatcatgagacataatatatagatttattgAGTACTCATTAGAATAAAAGAATAAGTTAAATTTTTGTAGTATTattgatatataaaaaagacAAGAAATAGATGAAAAAGGATAAAGAACACTGAGATAATACAATTTatgttaaatttttgaaaacagAAAGTTTGTTATTATCAATATGATAAAGTAAAAGACATGTGCTATCCCTTTAAGtaattgatattttaattaagccataatcaatttaatacaattatcatttgagataatgaaataactaattaaaaaattgcaCCAGTAATCCCAAGGATTAGCACAAGTGGTTAGGATGCGTGTACGCATTAAGAGTGGCTCAAAATGTCATAGGTTCGAATCTTCCCTTGCGCGCATAGCCCTTGGTGAGGCCACTCATATATGTGCTTGCATATAGATTTAACTGGATTCATAAGCTTGTGGGGGTGTTCATGGGTCCGAAGAGAATAAACTCctcgttatatatatatataaaagcaccTACAAAGATTATATGATGTTAATAAAAAAGTTAGTTTTAAACGCTTAGGTTGTGTTTGTTTGGACTTAATTTTAAGTATTGAGAATTAAatgcttaatttttaagtacttaatgaattaagtgcttaatggAATAAGTCAATTTTGTTTGATTGTAAAttgatgaattatttttagctcattttaatattatctGTCATTAATGCCTCAATAATTTTGGTTATCTGTACTTTGAGAGATTAATCTACTTACTACGAAgtcccaaaaaaatattaacatcTGAGAATTCCTGATTTTTACGGAAGCTATCTTTGTCAAAAAAATCGGAATTAACACCATGAAAAGTTTCgtataaattaatttgtatAGAATAAAAGAGATGAACGAGGAGAATAATAAAACATAAGATAACGAAAGTGCAATGAACGAGGAGAATAACTAAATATAAGATAACGAAAGTGCAgcgaaaatatatatgtttataagATAAACTGATCCAAGTCCAACTGCCAAATATTCCGATTCCCATACTACCCCAATCCCCATTCCCGAtcacaataataaataagttttcttttttttttcctacatAAATAAgttattatctttattttcagGACAACATCAAATAACCCaaagagttttttttaatcaaaaaattatgaatcCACTTTTAGGAATCATAAAATCCTCCCAATGATTGTCCTATTATATCATGGAAATTCATTAAAATGTAACAATCAAATAACTCTAGATGGtgttacaaaatatatatttcggAGTTTGGTATCGCATGTGGACATGTGTCCAGCTACACAATTTGAATTAACTACATCATAGCTAGATGGAAAGAaaatttccctttcttttatCTATGTGCATTtttctatttgaaaattcaatgaaGCCCGACAATCAGTTCGAGAAAATTTTCCTGTTTTAGTCATAATATAATAACAGCCTCTGCAATAATATTGGCAGCGGAGAGGAAGACAAACTGATCAATTaagtattcttttttttaacataaattaataagttattttatttctttctattACAAAAGAGATACACAATTCTAGTAAAAGGgtagagaagaaaaatgaaagagacggaaaatgaaaatggtaaaaatcgAATTGATACTCTCTTGATAGAGATTTCGAATGAAAACATGGATGAATCCCTATATTATGCTACTTTTTATAGAAGTATTTCTTTGGGAGTGCACTTCAACCAAAACTGTTGGCCTTGCTAAGATAATGCAACGCAAGACGGTATGATTTATGGTGATGAAGTCAAGTGCCGATACTAAACTACTTAGCTGGATATTTCCTGGAATAAGTTCTTCGTTTTAAACATGCCACTACTAAACTACGTATCGGTAAATGAATTGTAGACATATTAATTAGAAAGAGAATGtgttttgtttcattttacgTAAGctaaagagaaaaaattatgatCAAATATGTTTCTCAAACATCTGATCGATGACTGCAGGAACCTTAAGCTGGAGGTTCGAGGGCATCATTCCAAAGCACGTCCATAGAGAAGCCAACTGTTTTGTGGACAATCTTGCTCATCTTAGAGGGGAGCAACAGGATAACCtgtctactttttttttttttttggcctgaTCCGGAGTGTTTGAGTTTCGTCCGACTAATTCCCAGGACGTATGAATCCCTAGCTATGTGTGGATCGGTTAATCACGGCCAAAATCACTCTGGTGACTCTAAGGAATTTCGAACTTGAGATTGAGTGAATACATAAGATTCTCTTTAACTACTAGGTCAAATCACTTGAAATTAACATTATAACTTTGCTATTTTATCCTTGATTCCTTCTAGTATTAGAGACCTTTTCTTTCTGAGGATGTAGTGGGGATATCTTTTCCCAAACTTGTTAATGATActgattaatttatattatgcaCCATTTTCGacccaagaaaataaaaaataacaagcTTATAGACCTGGCGACTAGATAAataaccttttattttttttctttttttaattacaattataagaatgtttatggatttaatacaataaaataaaaatttgaataacTCATAAAGGATACAAATAATATCACCTCAAAAAACAAAGTTGAAATCTCTTTATCATCAAAAGAGAGTGTGAGTCATTGTCCTATGCCTTTTTCTCATTAttgtttgattttcttttcctatccTTTTCgcattttacaattttttttatcatcacATGCCAGGAAGACCCTTCGAATAAATTAATGATGCACGAGGGCACACTTTACACTTTTTAATTCGAGGGTCAACTAACGAACCGAGGAATGCTCCCcataaatgatatatatactagttCGATGTTTAGCTCTAACTCACCATTCTCGAACAATAAACATGAAGATGAAATTTCAAGTGTTTGTGTTCCTTCTGTTTCCTTTCGTCACTGCATCCGATGTGTCGGTCTCATCAAGAAGGCCCTATGCGAAATATGAGTCGATCTTCAACTTTGGCGACTCACTGAGTGATACTGGGAACTACCTTGCAGTCGGTGCACCAGGATTTCCCCAGATTGCGCACCTCCCTTATGGAGAGACCTTCTTCGGAAATGCGACTGGCCGCGCTTCAGACGGACATCTCATTGTTGATTTTATCGGtaaattttctcttccttcttatATACCTATGTATATCCTTGCCAAGATTAGGGACAGCATGCAAAGGTGTCCTTGATCAACTGGCAATATAGGATGAGTTTGCAAGTGCCAGTGTCCTCTTTCGATAATCTTATCTTCAAGCTCGAAACCTGAAGAATGTGAGAATGTCGAGAGTTGTTCTGATCATACagaaaaaatctgaaaatataAGATGATTGTCATAGTTCAATTAGTTCAAGATTTTGAATTGGATATAGTCTCAATCATTTATAGGACTAGTGAACTATTCCATGGAAGAAGCTATCCACTTATCGCAAGGCTCCTAATCTAAAATTAACTgatcaaatataattatatatgtaaggAAATGCAAACTGAAAGTACTGTTCAGTTCGATTTGGAGTTATTTTTCGAACCGAACTGGATCACATCCACCCTTAGCCCAAATGAACCTAATATGTGGGAACAAGCCCTTAAGAAATTTCTATAGATGGGGACATTCCCAGGATGAATTTCGATTTTTTCCATCGCCAGCACAGAGGCTTCGATCTCTTGCATCCATAAGCAGGTTTCTTGACAGAAAGATGAATTCCTGATGTCTTTTCTTCTGaacatttttttaactaataATTTACACCTTAACAAATTTGAACGGATTTTGTATCAAAATCTCAAATTCATCCCAGATCCCATGGCATTTTAACCCTCAACATCGTAGCCTATCCCGGACCCAAATGGCAAACGcgttaattatttattagcGTGTGGGTCGGGAAAAAGACCTTCACACCAAATTCTTTTGGTACTTTTATAGCTTACACGTTTATttgcaaaattattttcgattTGATGAGATGATTTCTATTATGGTtaagaatatttatttatttatttatcatgaGAACACATACAGCGGAGGCATTCGGATTACCTTCTCTTCCACCTTATCTAAAGCAAACCGGAGGGCCATACAAGAAAACGGGAATGAATTTTGCCGTTTTTGGGGCCACTGCACTTGATGCAGAATTCTATTATGCAAAGAATCAAGGCCCTTTCTTGTTTACAAATGATTCATTGAGCGTTCAAGTCGGCTGGTTCAAGAAGTGGAAGTCCTCGATCTGTACTTCTAAGCAAGGTGTGTGTGGCTTCTCTGGACCCTTCTCCCATAACAAATATAAGAACTACATCTTTATGGATTGTTTCGCCGAATTTATTGTTTGCTTGTTGACACAGAGCGTCACAAGTACTTTAAGAAGTCTCTGTTCCTCGTGGGGGAGATTGGTGGAAACGATTACCACATACCCCTCTTATATATCGGTGCTCCCATTGAACAAGTTCGACCCCTTGTGCCACTGATCATCGAAGCTATTATCAACGCCACCACAGTATGTTACTGACTCAACTCAAAGCTCCACTTGAACAAAGATATACTGCTGAAATGAATTGATTTCGTTTCATCTTACTTTTCCCTGAAATGGAAGGCCATAATCGAAGAAGGAGCAGCAAACGTGGTGGTTCCGGGGAATTTGCCAATAGGTTGTCTACCAGCTTACTTGACCAGATTTCAGAGTTCTAATCGATCGGACTATAACCCAATAACCGGGTGTCTGGATGCATTCAACGAGTTTTCTAAGTATCACAACAGACTGCTCATTCAAGCACTGAAGACGTTGAGAAAGAAATATCCGCGGGCAAGGATCATGTACGCAGACTACTACGGTGCCTCAATTGGGTTCTACTATAGCCCAAAACTCTATGGTAAAGTTTTTCCTCTTGATAATAGTTTAGATCTTTGATAATTAAAAGCGCAGTAGATTAATTTTGGGTACAGCAGCTCTAAATTGGTACCAGAAGCAGAAATAATTGATAGAATTACAcattaaaaacaaataattgaTGGAATTACCATAAAGACTAAATtatctaataaatatttaaagaaaaatacgCAATGCGGATAGGACAATATTGAAGTTATATCAACCATCTTCCAGGAAGAGATATAGCTATGTTAAAAGGACAATTATTGCAGTTGCAAATATTATCTGGCTTGGCCGATGTCATAAACATCGCTAGAAATACGACAGCTCTACAAGAATGTATCACTATGGTACTTCAACAAAATATggacatgaatatatatatatatatatatatatatgtacggcACTCTCGAAGTAACTTCATCATGTATTGTAGGATTCTCCGGGGGCAGCATTACAGCGTGTTGCGGAGGTGGTGGACCGTACAATTTCAATATCTCTAGCTTATGCGGTCAGCCTGGCTCGACTGTGTGCGACGATCCATCGACCTTTGTGAATTGGGATGGTAATCATTGGACGGAGGCTGCGTACCGACATATGGCTAAGGGATTGATTTATGGTCCCTTCACTTCTCCACCTCTCTAGAGTTGTACTTCTGTTTTTTGTGCATCACCAATTAAATTATTGcccttttttttgtaataactGTAAGCGAGGCACGTAAACCTAgcacaaagaaaaaaattattaagaatATTTTCGATATTATAACTGTAATATACATTAATTACTCGATCTATTAGGAAGTCGTAGATTTAGCCTTAGAATATTATCGAATTTCCTTTTTGCATCACATTGTACAACCTATTTACTTGGCTCACTACCGTAATACAATTTGAGTTGAGTTTGTCTACTCCAAATCTTTCATGGTATCAGATCGATATCACTCCTCAACCGATCACGATATTCCACTTTCAATATGTCGGATGTTAGTGACGATGAGAAGGGTCTGAGAATGGATTCGAGCCCATCCAAAGGCAAAGGGGTAGGGGACAGCACCTCGAGGAGTGTGGATGTCCCGCCGGTATACCGCCTTACGTCATCGGACAGTATGGGAGCCCAAGTAATCGAGTGCATCCTCAATGGTGACAACTATTTGACGTGGTCACGGGCCATGGTGATCGTACTTCGGGCAAGGAACAAATTACCCTTCATCGACGGGTCTCTCGAGAAACCGGGAGAGGACAGCCCCCTCAGAGAAAGATGGGAACGGTGTAACTCCACGATTTTAGCGTGGATATTCAACACCATGGAAGGCAATCTTCAAGCTACAGTTACGTATGCCGAAGACGCCAAGAACTTGTGGGACGATCTCAAGGAGAGATACTCCGAGGGAAATCAATCTAGGGCTTTTCAGATAAAAACCAAAATTTGCCTCCTCAAACAAGACGGACTGAGTGTCCGAGATTATTATGGAAAGCTGAAACTACTCTGGGATGAGCTAGAATTCTATCTAGAACACCCGAGTTGCGTCTGTGGGGCAGGGACCGCGATTGCAACACAACGGGAAATAGAGGAGTGTTTTCAATTTCTCATGGCGAGAACCAGGAGGTAGTGACATGTAAACTTCCTCATCCAAGTCGCCATGAAGAAAAGCATTGTTAACATCAAGCTGATGTATCTCCCACTGTTTAGCAATAGCAATAGTCAATAGGCAACGTACGGTTACCAGTTTTGCCACTGGAGCGAAGGTCTCGTGGAAATCGACGCCCTTGATTTGCGTGAAACCCTTGTCCACGAGTCGAGCTTTGTAACGTTCGATAGTACCATCTGCCCGTcgtttaattttgaaaacccaTTTGCAGCCAATGGGTTTCTTTCCCGGAGGAAGTGTCTGGAGAACCCAAGTACCGTTATTCTCAAGAGCACGAATTTCATCAGCCATAGCGAGACACCATCGTGGATCCTTGGCTGCTTGTGAGTAAGTTCTGGGCTCCATGTCAGAATCAATAGCAGCAATAAAGGATAATTGTGTGACATCGATGTCAGAATATGTAAGAAAATGCTCTAGAGGGTGAGACGTACCTGGAGAGTACGATGGAGTGGGTGATTTGATTGGAGGGGGGGAAGTATAATCAAGACATCGAGCAATGTGAGAAACAAAATCTTTGAGCCAactgctagttccacggggctaacggaagcgtaaaaaggaacagaaattcaaaatttctcacccgtgaaactaattccaagacctactagaagagtaagagtaaataaaagcgtacctggaatatttaaagttgtcgaccgagcgtcccacgcgtgacgcctctactggtatccacaccgactttgtcgacgagttttcgagatcggcggtgctagcgaccaacactcgaaagaaacaccgatgcgacacccgaaatttattagactagtaggattaattcaaattgaacaattcaacttgaatttccttacacttatacacgtacaccatatacatgtatatatatctcttatatctaaacatgcatgctgccccttttataagcaatatggggaagacaaattcaaagccccaccgatgtgggattaaggagaatcaaggctccaagtgacatgtgtaagtctaggtgacatcatttaattagtccatgtgtatagctaagtgttatcatacaattggcccatgtttctttctataattggctccaagtggttccataaaaataaccacttagcacaccattaaatctaataaatcgggtctaattaatcggcaaatttaatctcattaaatatccgattaatcggtcgcaccataaatcatctaatctttattagacaattttgttgtttcaaaatatctcgtcaagttagtcgtagtgtgtgaccctgtaggttcccaattacgttgatagtaatatcgaaatctctattttaatattacaaacagtgagcggcatctagcaatgcatcactgttactcaagtaatcggaaagtcaatttctcgacgaacctcgtgacctatattaccgtgtaatataatccattgtcctctatatctctattgagcccaaggcatggtcgatgacatccttgtatggcttaatatctctctttcttgatttaccgggtaagtctatcagagcaaatgagctcgatatcattatatcgactcatttgggtatgcatacacttttagacttaaccaccaagtggccgtgagatatcgctcccgtttcgtaggagggacaaatcctatcttggtcactcacattcttttccatg
Coding sequences within it:
- the LOC116189877 gene encoding GDSL esterase/lipase At5g45910-like, whose translation is MIYILVRCLALTHHSRTINMKMKFQVFVFLLFPFVTASDVSVSSRRPYAKYESIFNFGDSLSDTGNYLAVGAPGFPQIAHLPYGETFFGNATGRASDGHLIVDFIAEAFGLPSLPPYLKQTGGPYKKTGMNFAVFGATALDAEFYYAKNQGPFLFTNDSLSVQVGWFKKWKSSICTSKQERHKYFKKSLFLVGEIGGNDYHIPLLYIGAPIEQVRPLVPLIIEAIINATTAIIEEGAANVVVPGNLPIGCLPAYLTRFQSSNRSDYNPITGCLDAFNEFSKYHNRLLIQALKTLRKKYPRARIMYADYYGASIGFYYSPKLYGFSGGSITACCGGGGPYNFNISSLCGQPGSTVCDDPSTFVNWDGNHWTEAAYRHMAKGLIYGPFTSPPL
- the LOC116189875 gene encoding sirohydrochlorin ferrochelatase, chloroplastic-like, with product MALTVPAGSLPISSPITAKRSSSGEVLELKQQGRSLLNFLRRPARTGHISVASCSMSENGGHGRNSPVMIGEKDGLIIVDHGSRRQESNLMLNDFVAMFKDKTGYPIVEPAHMELAEPSIQDAFCSCVQKGALRVIVSPFFLFPGRHWHKDIPALTAEAAKEHPGVLYMVTAPLGLHELLVDVVNDRIKHCLRHAAGDADECAACAGTGKCRLY